The stretch of DNA GTTAGTTTACACCTGAAGTTTGGCTTAATGGGCGCCGCAAGATGTAATAATGATTATCTTTCTGCAGGTGTATGGAGATGCTGACGTCACTGTGCCTGTAAGCACGTGTGAGTGAAGGGTTTAATcttcattttcagcctggtgcGGTTTTCAGAGCTAAAACTGAAACTCCCGGCTGCAAATAGCCCAGAACGTAGTAGATGTCATTCCCCAGCGTTATGGGCCCTGAAGCAGGATGTGAATCCATGTGTTACCTGCAGCAGGGTGTTGACGAGAGTAGGCaaacacaggtgagctcagcCGCACCTGAAAGAGATCCAGCCTTGGGAACAATATCAATAATCTTCCTGTTATGGGTGTTAAGGACATCCTCAGTCAAGGACCTCGTGCATTTATGTCTCATGGCTCTTTCAGGCATGATCATTAAGTAGAGATGAGCTTTATTTGTAGTCTCAATACTATTGTTACAATACTATTGTTCACATGCAACGACCAAGCaactggtgacaggaagtgatgagatgatttccttttttctggATGATAACGAtcataaaatgtgttaaataagAGAAAAGGACATTTGTTCTGTACAGAGCTGAACAAATGAGATGACGCGGTCGTTTAATTTCCAGTCAGAACCTTTCTAAAGGTCAGATCAATATCTGGCAAAATCTGTCTTTCCTTCAAGGATGTTTAGAAATTAAAATAACCACCCACATTTATGGAACggtctgtttatttttctatctTTAACCCCTGATGCAGCTTAATTCGGCAAGTATATGTAAGTTCAGTTGTAAAACCTCGTCTGTGTGGAATCTCTAACTGTCCAGAACACGTGTTCCTGTTGCCTGAGGACGCGTTCTTCCAAAACAAACCCAGTTAAGGGAATAATTGTCCTCTTGTTGAGTGCAGCAGTCATATGgctgctctctcctcccttAGAGGATGGTCGCTGGTGATAGAAAATTAACAATAACAGGCAGCAAAAAGGGGTCCGAGCTGTATTTGTGCAGCTGAACTTGCCTGGAAACTTCATGTGAGTGGTGTTGGGGGTGGGCGGCCTCTTCAGGGtgcagctctgagctgctgctgctgctgacctccagcttttctccatttctgctcctctgtcctcgcAGATGCTGAGCCTGTTTCCTTACTTGAGAGTTTTCTCATAGAAGCCGTCCGCTCCACTTCCATCGGAATGTCAGGTAGAGTTTTCGGCTTCATCGCAGAtatttgtgggggaaaaaaatgtgtttgtttatattTTTTACGAAAAGGAATCTTTTTTTATCTTTGCTGATTGTCGTGTCCCTCAGGTACCTATACACCGGCCCCTGGGGGCCCTTTTTCTGCTCTGACTCCAAGCATGTGGCCCCAGGACATCTTGGCCAAGTATCACCAGGTGAGGAGATGTTGTGTTGCTCCTGTTCAGTCCTcgtttgttttctcctgttcGGATTTAGAGGTCATGTTATTGGAAGCGGGATTAATAAAAGGCTGTATTGGTTGTTAGTTATTAGGGTATGAACACCATCTTTGGGCATTTTACGAGTGTGTTTTTGCCTATTTTTTACAGAAAGACCCCACAGAACAGCCTGAGCTACAGTACGACGAGTTTGGCTTCCGAGCGGATGCTGAAGGTAAGTCTCCCTCCCAGCAGTGGCGTTCCTGAAGGTCAGGAAGGGCGGATGAAAAGCTTAACAAgtggagaaaaggaaaatggtTTCAAAGTTTCTAATTTCTAACAAATGTGTTCATGTCCATGAGGGAGTTTGTGGTTTTTCCCTGTAGAGTTACAACAAATGCATGAACAGCCTCCGTTATTCTGCTGTCTCTGTTCAGATGGTGAGAAGTCCAAGTCCTGGTTGGGCACCGAGGGGTCTCCTCAGCAGGAAGACCCCCAGCAGCGACTGCGCTGGCAGGCCCACCTGGAGTTCACCCACAACCACACGGTGGGTGACCTGACCTGGGACCTGATCGACCCCGTCCTGGCGCGCTCCGAGCGTCTCCGCACCCTGGTGCTAGGTGGCGTCCCTCACAGCATGAGGCCGCAGGTGAGCGGACACACGCTGACCCGCGTCGgccattttaaatggaaaaaaaccaacaagtTGCATTGGTGGCTGTTTGTCCGTCAGCTCTGGATGCGACTGTCCGGAGCTCTGCAGAAGAAGAGGTCCTCTGAGATCTCTTACAGAGAAGTGATCAAGAACAGTTCCAATGATGACACCACTGTAGCGAAACAGGTAGAGAATAATCCCACGTTGGAGTGATTCCCCTGTGGATCAGAGGTCGGTCTGCTTTGCTCACGCGGGCTCGTCCTCGTCCCTCAGATCGAGAAGGACCTGTTGCGCACGATGCCAAGCAACGCCTGCTTCAACAGCCTGGCCGGCGTGGGAGTCCCCAGACTGAGACGCGTCCTGAGGGGGCTGGCCTGGCTGTACCCGGACATCGGCTACTGTCAAGGAACCGGCATGGTGAGAGCGCGCGGGGCGCCGCGTCGCAGCGACCGGGTCGCCGGAGAGAAGCCGCCCACGCCACCATCATCCGTCCTCTCTGTCTTCGCCTCCCTCAGGTGGtttcctgtctgctgctcttcctggaggaggaggacgcgtTATGGATGATGTGCGCCCTGATCGAagacctcctccctccctcctacTTCTCGTCGACTCTGCTGGGCATCCAAACGGACCAGAGGGTTCTTCGCCAACTCATAGTCCAGTACCTGCCCGCCCTTGACCGCCTGCTGCAGGAGCACGATATCGGTGAGAAACCAGCCGTCCCTCTGCACCGGGGGAGGGGATAAAGACAACTGCTAGTTTCAAGTCTTTGCATCTGCTGTCTTCAGAGTTGTCTCTGATCACGCTGCATTGGTTCCTGACGTCATTCGCCAGCGTGGTGGACATCCGTTTGCTCCTCCGCATCTGGGACCTGCTCTTCTACCAAGGCTCGTTGGTGCTCTTTCAGATCACACTGGGCATGCTGAAAATCAAGGTAAATCCTCTCGAGCGCCTTTCTTCTACATGATGACGACGACCGCGTTGACCGCTGTTGCCACTCggcctcaggaggaggagctcataTCGTCGGAGAACTCTGCGTCCATTTTCAACACCCTGTCGGACCTGCCGAGCCAGCTGAGGGACGGAGCCCAGCTTCTGGGAGAAGCCATGCGGCTAGCGGGGATGTTGTCGCAAGAGACGCTGGAAGCCCAGCGACACAAGCACTTGGCCTACATCCTGAATGAGCAGACGCAGCTCAACAACGGCAACAACGCGGCGCTCAACTTCAGTCTGAACAAGGTCGCTCACGGCTCCTTTTCTCTGGAGGGTTGAGCCTCGTGTGCCACCTCTGTCTCATCCAGGCTGCTGTGTTCTTGTTTGGTTCAGGTGGTGAGGAGGCAGTCCCTGCACAGGAGGTCCACCCTGAGCTCCCTGTTGTTCGGAGAGGACGAGGCGGACTCCTTGAAATCCAAGAACATAAAGCAGACGGAGCTGGTGGCGGCGCTCCGAGAGGCCATAGCACACACAGCGGAGCACTTCCACTGTTTGGACCCGCACCACTCCAGCACCGTGAGTAGAACCTCTGAACTATGCTCTGTATGGGTGACGCATCCAGGAGGGGCATTCAGGTTTGCTGTGTCGGATGCAGGACCTGACTCCGGACTACTCCATGGAGAGCCACCAGCGGGATCATGAAAACTTCCTAGTCGTGTCCCGCAACCGGCGGAGACGGGCGAAGGCGCTGCTGGACTTTGAGCGGCACGACGACGACGAGCTGGGCTTCAGGAAAAACGACATCATCACGGTGAGTCTCGGCACGAGCACCGACGTCCTTGTTGAGGTTAACGAGCATCGACGTTCTCGTTTAGATCATCTCGCAGAAGGATGAGCACTGTTGGGTCGGAGAGCTCAACGGCCTCAGAGGTTCGTCTCGCCGACGTTCCCGTTAGGCCACACGTTTCCGTTGGCTCTCTTCTCACCGCCTGTTTTCTGTGTTGGGTTTTAAAGGTTGGTTTCCAGCAAAGTTTGTGGAGATCCTGGATGAAAGAAGCAAAGAGGTGCGAATGCGATCAGTCTGTGGGCTCAGCGGCGGGATGTTTTTGCTTCTCGATGTGTAACGGCGTTCTTGCGTCTGCTCCTAGTACTCGTTAGCAGGGGACGACTCTGTGACAGAGGCCGTCACGGACCTGGTCAGGGGCACGCTGTGTCCCGCCTTGAAGGCCATATTTCAGCATGGTCTCAAAAAACCATCCATTCTAGGGGGGCCCTGTCACCCTTGGTTGTTTATAGAAGAGGTAACGTTTAATAGCAAAAGCTTGGTGCGGTGCACAGTAGTTGCATCAAATTCCTTCATAATCCTACTGGTTTTCCCTCAGGCGGCCagcagagaggtggagagggacTTTAACTCCGTCTATTCCAGACTAGTGCTGTGTAAAACCTACAGGTAAAAGTGGTGTCTCGCTTATTTAGCGTGTACAAACGTTGGTACTATGTCAGAACTGGATATCCAGTGGGCTTGACTTTGCTTTTAAGTGAACACCTGGTTGTTTTCTCCAGGTTAGATGAAGATGGGAAGGTCCTGACGCCAGAGGAGCTGCTCTATAGGGTGAGAGAGCTTTCATCTCTGGGTTTTACACACGGCGTCCGCCCAGTCAGGCTGTAAATTCAGCCGTTTCCCAGTAATAGTACTTGACTCCCCCCCATCTGTCTTACCAGGCAGTGCAGTCAGTGAACATGAGCCACGACCTGGCCCACGCTCAGATGGATATCAAGTTCAGGTCCCTCATCTGCGTTGGCCTCAAGTGAGATTTACACATTTGAAGGAAGTCGCAGCGATCTCTctgggagcagcagcttcatgtgttcctcctcctcctgctcctcctgctccagtgaACAGGTGCTCCACCTGTGGCTGGAGGTGTTGTGCTCGAGCGTGGCCGCTGTGGAGAAATGGTACCACCCCTGGTCCTTCCTTCGAAGTCCCGGATGGGTCCAAATTAAGTGCGAGCTCAGGTGAGAAGCACATCACTGATGAAAGTGTGTAAATAAAGCCCTGACGTGTGTTGTCGCACGTTCTCTCCTCAGAGTCCTGTCCAAATTCGCCTTCAGCCTCTCTCAAGACTGTGAGCTGCCCGACAAGAAGGAGGTAAGAGGATGAGATTCAGGGAGCCCTGATATTCAGTGGCGAATAACGACCTCATGCTGTTTCAGAAATCAGCTTTTCTGAAAGCAGAAGCTGTGGACATGCTGATTCAGCATCACCTCTTTAGTTGGGACATCTAGGTAACGACACGTGAGAGCAGACCATGTAGTCGTGGTCCAGTAGGGACGTCTGGCTAGACCTCAGTCATGTTGGCGTGTCTTTAGTCACCTCGTTCAGTCGGAGCTTGATGTAAAATCCCCTGGGGATTATTTCCACAACaagtttccccttttttttccccaggagaaggagcagaggcCTCTGAAGGAAGGCGTGCAGGACATGCTGGTGAAGCATCATCTCTTCAGCTGGGACATCGACGGTTAAAGCCTCAGAATCCCAGCCCGCcgtcccgtgtgtgtgtgtatctgtactATGTGCTGAAGCATGTGCACACCGAGGTGCGCACTTTATTTCAGATCCAGAGACTCTGCAGGAGAGAACCGTCTCAACCATCCCTTTCTTCCCAACCATGCGCCGTTTTCCTGCAGTTCCTGCATGTCGGGTCCAGTAACACGTCCACACTAAGTAACTAGACTCGATGTCTTAAAGTTACATATTATTTTTCAGGGTAATGCCATTTCTTTTACTATGGAATTCATCACACAGTTTGTGAAATTGTGGCCCAGGCCAGGTGGAGCCTTTTCAGGTATATTGATCATGGGTAGAGGTGCTGCCCAGACGCTGGAAATGTCCACTATTGGGCAAAGTGCCGTAAATGGAACGGATGCTGTACTTTTTCCGTTACAATCTGTAGTAGACCTATATCAAAGTTACATATACAgtaatttgtatttttcttttgtcaatTGTTGCTTTTTACTTAATGTACTCTTGCAATTTAAAGCAGTTCTGCAAACGACTGAACCTTTCTCACCTGATGCTTCACAGACCTTATCATTCTGATTTAAACCGCATTTAAATGAGCCGCGTCTTGTTTAGAATTACATAGACTATTGTTAAAGTGTTGCACAACCATGGCGTCAGTGGATAATAGAAGAGGGGAAAACGGCAGAAAAGTTGCGTAAACTATTTATTAATGCTCGGTATGTAGCGGCAACGTTCTACACAATAACAGGCCACAACGCCAGGGGGCGCTAAAACTCCATGTAGCACAGCATGTAACGAGTGAGGACGATTCACTATTTACACTATGGGTAAAAGGTTTGGAACATGGCTGAATGGCATGAAAGAAGCATGTATGCTGAATAAATATCCTACACATAAAAAAACAGCTTATAATTCCTAGATTTTCAGACCGTGCCCTCTGCTACATTCATCTGGCTTGCATACGTCTGGACGATGGTGCGTTACCAGCCAGTGCACCCTTTACAACTCATTTACATATCCAGTATAAACAGTACATTTCTTTTATCCTTGCAGGTCACTGGGAATGCATGAGGGAGTTTGTTTTATAGCTGCTCGGTTTGGTACTGGACCCTCGTTTCGTTGAGATCTGGTGTCCCTCCCCACTGCCGACACTCCAAGTAAAcaattaaaatcaataaattcTGTGAATTAAGAGCGACAGATTTAGATAGCTCAGGTACTGGAGGAAGGGCTGGTGCATATTTCGATTTTCTAATCTGGTGCCGACACCAGAACATGTGGGTTTGCTTCCCAAATGTTCAAGGTACCTGTAGTACCACAAGTCACCAGTGGGAGGAGGACCGTGGCAATCACAACCAAGGCAGAGGACGATAAAATTGTTAAGAGTGCATTCCTTTTGGCATCTTTTTCAgtaaacagaaaacaacataaGACTGTGAAGAAGGCAAGCATTATAAGAGAAGAGTCTTTCGGAAACATCTGTATCTGTTGTGAGTTGTGGAATGATGCTTGTAGGAGTGACAGCAGAGGGGGAGGTTAACGGCACGGTGGAGGCCGCTTTAACAGCCTCCTACTCCTGAGgagctgggagctgctgtgggGTTGGTGCTGTTGCCCTGGCCTTTTCCTTTGTGCCGctgcccccctctcctccttccacctcctccggACTTTGGCTGCAAGGAGCAAATAAAAACCCTCAGCCTTAAAAGCATTTTAACGACAAAAACCAAACTTCTAGTATAAACGTCCTCCTCTACCCAAGGTCTCCCGTCTCATTCAGAAATGACCCGTTTTACCTTGTTCTCTTTGTTGCCCTCCTTTAACTGAGGGtcctcatctccctctcccttAGGAAGGCAGCCACGCAAGCGAAATAAGAGTTTGTAATGGAGTAATGCGGCACGAAAGACAGTCCACGTTAAGAGTGGTAAAGCAGTATGGAACAGTCGGTgttagaaacaggaagtagagtTAGAGAATGGCTCAGTGTTAGATCAGATACAAAGACCAGacatatttaaaataatcatgtttCTGCTGTCAAGACTCACCTGCTGTGCTGCGTTGAGGCCTGCGGGGGGCGCTAACGCCGCTGCTTCGTCACTGGCAACCGTGCTGCCTTCCTCCTTTCTGACCGGCACCTTCTTGGTAGACTGCATTTTGATTTGTGGGGGTTTGGAATTGGATGGCAAATTGTTGGTGGACTGCAGCAGCTGGGGAGGAAGCAGACGCTAACGTTAGCACGCCAGCcagatcctgatcctgatcgcGGGCGTGTGCTACGTGATCCAACCAAAGAGGCGCACTACCTTGGTGATGGTGCCCACAGCCTTGGTACGTCCCTCCCTGAACACCAGCTTCTGGTCGCAGTGCAAATACTCGGGAGTTTTGATGAAGCGGAAGTGGACCGAAGCCTTGTCCCCCGTCCGCAAGCAGTCTCTGTTCATGGACAAGATGGTGGCCGTCTGCCGTATGCTGCCGCAGTGGACTGGGAGGACACAGGCGCTTTGGTGAAATTGTTCTGGTCGTATAAACCTGCCACTTAACTCTTCGTGTCCTCACCCATGGCCTGGTATCGGGGGGATATCGTCGTGGGATGATGCAGGACCAGGATCTCGGCCTCGAACTCCCACGTCGCCTGAGGGCACAGCTTTGGCGACACCATCACCATGCCTTTCCTTATGGACGAGCGCTTGATCTTCAcacagaagaggagggtggCGTCAAACGTGTGGAAAGACCGCCGGGAGGAACCGCGGCTTGAATCTGCCCTCCTACCTTTTTCAGGGCGAACGAGGCGGTCTGGCCCCCCCGGACCTCCTTCACAGGCATTCTCTTACGGTGGATTGATTTGACGGCGATGGATATGAAGCTGCCCAAAGGGTCTGGGCCCAGCAGCATGGTGTCGTTCAGGCGTATGAGTCCACGTAACGTAGTTCCAGACACTACTGTTCCTACTCCCTGTGACAAACACAGTCGGGGTCTCACACGGATCGTAATCCTCGTGGTTTAGCGGGACTCGCCAAGTCCTACCGGCACAGAGTAGGTGTCGTCGATCTGAAACTCGGCGGGCTGGTCGTCTCGGTAGGACGTcctggaggagagcaggttGAGGAACATCTTGAGCAGGTCCATGTTCTCTCCGGTCACGTTGGAGATCTGGAAAATAGGACACATCCTGAGGAGAGAAAGGCGGAGGTCACACGAGGCCGTTTTCCTTCTCTGCTGTGAAGCCGGGATGGTTCGATCACCTCTCTGAGCTGAAGTTTGACGCCGTGACTATGACGTCGTCCTTGTTCTGTACCAGGACGGGGATCTTCCTGCAGCCGGGGGACTTGAGTAACCtctgaagcagcttcagcgTCTCTGTTGCAATTCAAGACAACTGGAATTAGGAGACAGGAGAAGAAGCCTGTGTGTCCCGACCAGACGGGCGCCCGGAGGGCCACCTTGGAGGATGTTCGCCGGACACATGTCTATCTTTGTCACCACCACGAACACGGGAACATTCAGCGCCAAGGCCAGCCCCAGGTGTTCTTTGGTCATCCCGACGATGCCCGCGTTACTGCCCACCTGGGAGGAGCGAGACGACCGTGGCGTCACAtgtttgaaagaaaaagagaagaggagcgtcgtcgtcccccccccccctcctcaccatcAGCATGCAGAAGTCAGGCAGGTGTCCCGTCATCCCGAACACGGTGGTCTTCAGGTACTTCTCGTGCCCGGCCAGGTCGATGAAGGTAATGACCTTCGAGGACTTCTCACAGATTTTGGTCCAGTCCAGGCTTCCGCCGTGATTGTCTGGCTTGTTCACCACCTGTGTGAAcgcagagggggaggggccacatTCATGACGCCGGCCTATCAACATCCTGGCTCCCGTTCTCAGCCTCTCACCTGTCCCTCCTGGTCGAAGCCCAGAATATCGTTTCCCACGCTGCTGGTCCGACCGCTCTCCATCTCATGCTTGTGTCTGAAGAGCTTCTGGCGGGCGAAGCCCCTGCCGTTGTCCAGCTCTCCGTGCGTCAGCACCCCCAGCAGAGTGCTTTTACCAGCGTCCACGTTCCCCACTACCGCCACCCTGAACGATGCGCGGACACATTAACGGCGCCCTGTAGACCCAACGCCACCGAGCGGGCCAACCGTGACCACTCACCTGACCTCCAGGAAGTCCAGCTCACCCACGCGGCGGCGGATCAAATAGTCCCGCACTAAACCGGCGCTTTCATTTCGCTCCCGGAGAAGAATGAGGTCGGTGTCCAGCTGCTCGCACATGGAACACACGGTGGCTACAGACGCCTCCATGTCTTTCTCATCGAGGCCCCAGTCACCTCCATCTACGGGGGAGACGGAGACGAGGTCGGTACGTAACAGCACGGACACGTGTGCCGTTCCTGGATGTGTGCTTGCACGTTTCTTACCTGAGCCCATACCAACCACATAGATGGTCTCCCCAGACCCCTCTTCCATCCTGTCCCGGAGCTGGCGAAGCAGGGAGTCGTACTGTTCCCCATTTGGACTGACAAGCGCCAGCTGGTGGAGTGGAGGTGACAGCGTGAAGAATCAGAAAGTTCATTCTGGATCCAACGGAAGTCAAGAACAGTGAGATTACGGCACACACGGAGACGGCGAGCCACCGTGCTCCGGGAGAACAGAAAGAATCTCTTTTTTGGACCGTTCTGAGTCCTAAGACCCAACAGAAAGAGCACTATGTGAATCTCTGGTgacttcaggagctgctgcccaCAAACAGCTGTCTGTTTTCCCATTGAGCACCTGGTAACATGTGATCGTCCCACACGCTTCTGACACAAGtgctccaaaaaaaataaaacgagtCTTTTATTGATGAGGAGTGATCCAAACAACCAAACTCTGTCTGGATCCTTAAAAGGTTTAAATATCAGAGCCCCGAAACAGAACCTGCGGAAGCGTCGGGGGCCAAAGGTGAACCAGTGAATGGCTCCCTGATGCAACCTGGTGTAATCTGAACATACATGTAACACAGGTGCAATGGGACATGTGCAACTCGCCCACGTTTGCATCATTGTCAACTCGTGTTATTTTTGATTAGCACTGCTGATTTAGAACCATTTTCCAGAACATCAGTCTTTCTGCAGCCCGATACGTTTTCCATGCTTGTGGTCACGCCTTGGTATTATCTCGATATGGGCcttgtttgttgttgacagTAGTTTTATTTTGCGGGTTTGGGCAGAGCTGTTGCCATATGTGCAAACAGTAGCAGCTAGCGCCGAGCTAAGCGGCTACGCAATTTTAGCACAAGCGAACACCTGCTCCCCCAACAAAATCCCTGCGAGTAAACACTGGCCACGCAGAGGGCGAGTGGCTGGCGTACGGAGCTGTTGACTCACGGTGGTTGTAATTACACGTGTAATTCACGCGTGTAGAGGTGTTACGACAGCGCGGGGTTCATTCATTCGTTACCGATAGCGGCTAATGCTAGCGCCGCAGCAACAAGCCAGGGGCCTCGCGTTACCTTGCTGGTGAAGTCGACCCCTCGCTCCACGGACTCGCCGTTCATCATGTCGCCGTCCTCGTAGCACTCGTCGCCGTCCTCTTCCCCGCATCCTCCTCGATCCGGAGCGAATATACTAGCGGGGACAAGCGCGTCGGCCAGCGCTGCGGAGCCCGGGCTTATAGCCGGCTCGGGAGCCGTTGCTATTGATGCCATTTTCTCACAACCTTACGGTTAATTTCAAGGCGTCCCGAGCTGTTGCGATGACGGTTTCCAACCAAACGTACCCGGAGACAAGAAGGGAAACCTCGGGGCTGTTTACTCGGACAAACCGCACACTGAGCGGGTTAAAAAAACGTCACAGTGCGGGGCTTTTTAACGCACCCTCGCCTTcctgaattaaaaaaatatttagttACCACCACTTTATCAATATTGATACAATTCGGCCGTCCACGCCCCCTCAGCCCCGAATGACCAATGAGGTGTGAGATACAGCGACCGTCGCCCCCGGTGGACCAATCAGAGCGAGGGGGCCGTTCATATGATTAGAGCAACCGCCAGAGGTCCGCTCGATACTCCAGCATGGTGATGTTTGTGTCATGCTGTAATCACAGTGTAATACTACTGTcacacgtctgtctgtctgtctgtctgtctgtctgtctgtctgtctgtctgtcattcaAAAATGGGACCTCACGTCCCCTAACATCGGTTCTCTCTACATGATATAATATTGATGTGATGTAAATAATTGTATTTGTCAACATTACAGAGGCTCTTCCTCCATCTGGACAATATGGTGTATTTGGTTGTGGCATAACCAGCTGTGGGATTACTTTTGCCTTGAGTGTTCCCTGACTTTAATC from Takifugu flavidus isolate HTHZ2018 chromosome 18, ASM371156v2, whole genome shotgun sequence encodes:
- the gtpbp1 gene encoding GTP-binding protein 1 isoform X1 codes for the protein MASIATAPEPAISPGSAALADALVPASIFAPDRGGCGEEDGDECYEDGDMMNGESVERGVDFTSKLALVSPNGEQYDSLLRQLRDRMEEGSGETIYVVGMGSDGGDWGLDEKDMEASVATVCSMCEQLDTDLILLRERNESAGLVRDYLIRRRVGELDFLEVRVAVVGNVDAGKSTLLGVLTHGELDNGRGFARQKLFRHKHEMESGRTSSVGNDILGFDQEGQVVNKPDNHGGSLDWTKICEKSSKVITFIDLAGHEKYLKTTVFGMTGHLPDFCMLMVGSNAGIVGMTKEHLGLALALNVPVFVVVTKIDMCPANILQETLKLLQRLLKSPGCRKIPVLVQNKDDVIVTASNFSSERMCPIFQISNVTGENMDLLKMFLNLLSSRTSYRDDQPAEFQIDDTYSVPGVGTVVSGTTLRGLIRLNDTMLLGPDPLGSFISIAVKSIHRKRMPVKEVRGGQTASFALKKIKRSSIRKGMVMVSPKLCPQATWEFEAEILVLHHPTTISPRYQAMVHCGSIRQTATILSMNRDCLRTGDKASVHFRFIKTPEYLHCDQKLVFREGRTKAVGTITKLLQSTNNLPSNSKPPQIKMQSTKKVPVRKEEGSTVASDEAAALAPPAGLNAAQQGEGDEDPQLKEGNKENKPKSGGGGRRRGGQRHKGKGQGNSTNPTAAPSSSGVGGC
- the sgsm3 gene encoding small G protein signaling modulator 3 isoform X1; protein product: MTVYGDADVTVPVSTYAEPVSLLESFLIEAVRSTSIGMSGTYTPAPGGPFSALTPSMWPQDILAKYHQKDPTEQPELQYDEFGFRADAEDGEKSKSWLGTEGSPQQEDPQQRLRWQAHLEFTHNHTVGDLTWDLIDPVLARSERLRTLVLGGVPHSMRPQLWMRLSGALQKKRSSEISYREVIKNSSNDDTTVAKQIEKDLLRTMPSNACFNSLAGVGVPRLRRVLRGLAWLYPDIGYCQGTGMVVSCLLLFLEEEDALWMMCALIEDLLPPSYFSSTLLGIQTDQRVLRQLIVQYLPALDRLLQEHDIELSLITLHWFLTSFASVVDIRLLLRIWDLLFYQGSLVLFQITLGMLKIKEEELISSENSASIFNTLSDLPSQLRDGAQLLGEAMRLAGMLSQETLEAQRHKHLAYILNEQTQLNNGNNAALNFSLNKVVRRQSLHRRSTLSSLLFGEDEADSLKSKNIKQTELVAALREAIAHTAEHFHCLDPHHSSTDLTPDYSMESHQRDHENFLVVSRNRRRRAKALLDFERHDDDELGFRKNDIITIISQKDEHCWVGELNGLRGWFPAKFVEILDERSKEYSLAGDDSVTEAVTDLVRGTLCPALKAIFQHGLKKPSILGGPCHPWLFIEEAASREVERDFNSVYSRLVLCKTYRLDEDGKVLTPEELLYRAVQSVNMSHDLAHAQMDIKFRSLICVGLNEQVLHLWLEVLCSSVAAVEKWYHPWSFLRSPGWVQIKCELRVLSKFAFSLSQDCELPDKKEEKEQRPLKEGVQDMLVKHHLFSWDIDG
- the sgsm3 gene encoding small G protein signaling modulator 3 isoform X2 yields the protein MSGTYTPAPGGPFSALTPSMWPQDILAKYHQKDPTEQPELQYDEFGFRADAEDGEKSKSWLGTEGSPQQEDPQQRLRWQAHLEFTHNHTVGDLTWDLIDPVLARSERLRTLVLGGVPHSMRPQLWMRLSGALQKKRSSEISYREVIKNSSNDDTTVAKQIEKDLLRTMPSNACFNSLAGVGVPRLRRVLRGLAWLYPDIGYCQGTGMVVSCLLLFLEEEDALWMMCALIEDLLPPSYFSSTLLGIQTDQRVLRQLIVQYLPALDRLLQEHDIELSLITLHWFLTSFASVVDIRLLLRIWDLLFYQGSLVLFQITLGMLKIKEEELISSENSASIFNTLSDLPSQLRDGAQLLGEAMRLAGMLSQETLEAQRHKHLAYILNEQTQLNNGNNAALNFSLNKVVRRQSLHRRSTLSSLLFGEDEADSLKSKNIKQTELVAALREAIAHTAEHFHCLDPHHSSTDLTPDYSMESHQRDHENFLVVSRNRRRRAKALLDFERHDDDELGFRKNDIITIISQKDEHCWVGELNGLRGWFPAKFVEILDERSKEYSLAGDDSVTEAVTDLVRGTLCPALKAIFQHGLKKPSILGGPCHPWLFIEEAASREVERDFNSVYSRLVLCKTYRLDEDGKVLTPEELLYRAVQSVNMSHDLAHAQMDIKFRSLICVGLNEQVLHLWLEVLCSSVAAVEKWYHPWSFLRSPGWVQIKCELRVLSKFAFSLSQDCELPDKKEEKEQRPLKEGVQDMLVKHHLFSWDIDG
- the gtpbp1 gene encoding GTP-binding protein 1 isoform X2 → MASIATAPEPAISPGSAALADALVPASIFAPDRGGCGEEDGDECYEDGDMMNGESVERGVDFTSKLALVSPNGEQYDSLLRQLRDRMEEGSGETIYVVGMGSDGGDWGLDEKDMEASVATVCSMCEQLDTDLILLRERNESAGLVRDYLIRRRVGELDFLEVRVAVVGNVDAGKSTLLGVLTHGELDNGRGFARQKLFRHKHEMESGRTSSVGNDILGFDQEGQVVNKPDNHGGSLDWTKICEKSSKVITFIDLAGHEKYLKTTVFGMTGHLPDFCMLMVGSNAGIVGMTKEHLGLALALNVPVFVVVTKIDMCPANILQETLKLLQRLLKSPGCRKIPVLVQNKDDVIVTASNFSSERMCPIFQISNVTGENMDLLKMFLNLLSSRTSYRDDQPAEFQIDDTYSVPGVGTVVSGTTLRGLIRLNDTMLLGPDPLGSFISIAVKSIHRKRMPVKEVRGGQTASFALKKIKRSSIRKGMVMVSPKLCPQATWEFEAEILVLHHPTTISPRYQAMVHCGSIRQTATILSMNRDCLRTGDKASVHFRFIKTPEYLHCDQKLVFREGRTKAVGTITKLLQSTNNLPSNSKPPQIKMQSTKKVPVRKEEGSTVASDEAAALAPPAGLNAAQQPKSGGGGRRRGGQRHKGKGQGNSTNPTAAPSSSGVGGC
- the gtpbp1 gene encoding GTP-binding protein 1 isoform X3, whose protein sequence is MEEGSGETIYVVGMGSDGGDWGLDEKDMEASVATVCSMCEQLDTDLILLRERNESAGLVRDYLIRRRVGELDFLEVRVAVVGNVDAGKSTLLGVLTHGELDNGRGFARQKLFRHKHEMESGRTSSVGNDILGFDQEGQVVNKPDNHGGSLDWTKICEKSSKVITFIDLAGHEKYLKTTVFGMTGHLPDFCMLMVGSNAGIVGMTKEHLGLALALNVPVFVVVTKIDMCPANILQETLKLLQRLLKSPGCRKIPVLVQNKDDVIVTASNFSSERMCPIFQISNVTGENMDLLKMFLNLLSSRTSYRDDQPAEFQIDDTYSVPGVGTVVSGTTLRGLIRLNDTMLLGPDPLGSFISIAVKSIHRKRMPVKEVRGGQTASFALKKIKRSSIRKGMVMVSPKLCPQATWEFEAEILVLHHPTTISPRYQAMVHCGSIRQTATILSMNRDCLRTGDKASVHFRFIKTPEYLHCDQKLVFREGRTKAVGTITKLLQSTNNLPSNSKPPQIKMQSTKKVPVRKEEGSTVASDEAAALAPPAGLNAAQQGEGDEDPQLKEGNKENKPKSGGGGRRRGGQRHKGKGQGNSTNPTAAPSSSGVGGC